Genomic segment of Paenibacillus sp. FSL R5-0912:
CGCAGGAAGCCCAGTATGGGGAGGAAATTAGTATTTTACGGTCCTCCCGGACTGAAGAAGGAGTATATGTACGCGGGCAAGGCGGGGACAAGGTGTTTTTTGAAGCTTGTCTTAGACTGGCGCGATAGTCCTTTAACAACTAAAGTATTATAAATAGCATTAACTAACGGTAGCTACCCGGTGTTCAAAGGACTGCCGTTTTTTCGTATATAAAGCTAATTCCCGGGATGTCACAAATCCGCACCTGGCATTCGTTATATAGAGGTAAGAGGTAAACGGAGGTGATTCTTTTGGAGCAAGGCAATCCTGGGGGCCAAGTGAATCCAAATCGAATTGAAGAAGCGATTGATAAGGTACGTGCAGGTGAAAAGCATGCTTTTACTTCAGTGATAACTGCATATGAACGGCAAATATATACGTATTGCTATTATATTTTGAGGAGCCGTGAAGAAGCAGAGGATGCTGTACAGGATATATTTGTGAAGGTGTATCAGGAGCTTGGGCGTTATGAGAAGCGTGTCTCTTTTTCAGCTTGGTTATATAAGGTAGCTTATCATCATTGCCTGGACCAGCTTCGCAGGAATAAGCGCCGCAACCGGTTAATGTCACTATATAAATTGCAGCTGGTACGGGAAGCTCCTGAGTCTCCAGATGAT
This window contains:
- a CDS encoding RNA polymerase sigma factor codes for the protein MILLEQGNPGGQVNPNRIEEAIDKVRAGEKHAFTSVITAYERQIYTYCYYILRSREEAEDAVQDIFVKVYQELGRYEKRVSFSAWLYKVAYHHCLDQLRRNKRRNRLMSLYKLQLVREAPESPDDSPVDKMFGDLTSEERSLLILRVIEQYSFEEIAQITGRSSAALRKKYERLRRKLILQKANEGGCTRGEVAESN